Proteins co-encoded in one Accipiter gentilis chromosome 5, bAccGen1.1, whole genome shotgun sequence genomic window:
- the ERLEC1 gene encoding endoplasmic reticulum lectin 1 produces MRGCRHRAPAPAAPRALLCALLAAAAAAVAVEGGRALPQLSDDIPFRVNWPGTEFSLPTTGVLYKEDNYIIMTTVDKEKYKCILPLIASGNEEEEKDYKGPTPGELLEPLFKQSSCSYRIESYWTYEVCHGKHIRQYHEEKETGQKINIQEYYLGNMMIKNPLSEPDQEEKENPKESAKEIPTKNIEGQMTPYYPVEMGNGTPCSLRQNLPRSSTVMYICHPEAKHEILSVAEVTTCEYEVVILTPLLCNHPKYRFRASPVNDIFCQSLPGSPLKPHNLEQLEKQQEMMKMPFRRVKEEEMHSTKEEKFSSIHKPVAVGSHQLLTVGTTHISKLTDDQLIKEFLSGSYCFHGGVGWWKYEFCYGKYVHQYHEDKESGKTSVVVGTWSKEEHIEWSRKNAARTYYLREDGTQTVRMVSHFYGNGDVCDLTDKPRQVTVKLKCKESDSPHAVTIYMLEPHSCQYILGVESPVICKILDTADEYGLLSVPS; encoded by the exons ATGAGGGGGTGCCGGCACcgggcccccgccccggccgcgccgcgggCGCTGCTCTGCGCTCtcttggcggcggcggcggcggcggtagcggTGGAGGGCGGCCGCGCTCTCCCTCAGCTCAGCGACGACATCCCCTTCAGGGTGAACTGGCCCGGCACCGAGTTCAGTCTG CCAACAACTGGTGTCCTGTACAAAGAGGATAACTACATTATAATGACCACCGTGGATaaggaaaaatataaatgtatactTCCACTGATAGCAAGTGGCAATGAG gaagaagaaaaggactaTAAAGGTCCTACTCCAGGAGAATTGCTGGAACCTCTTTTTAAGCAAAGTAGCTGTTCATATAGA attgaaTCTTACTGGACTTATGAGGTCTGCCATGGAAAACACATCCGTCAATATCACGAGGAGAAGGAAACGGGACAG AAAATAAACATCCAAGAATACTATCTGGGGAATATGATGATAAAGAACCCGTTATCAGAACCAG atcaagaagagaaggaaaatccaAAAGAGAGTGCAAAAGAG ATACCTACAAAAAATATAGAAGGGCAGATGACCCCATACTATCCTGTAGAAATGGGAAACGGCACACCTTGTAGCTTGAGACAGAACTTACCCAGATCAAGTACGGTGATGTACATCTGTCATCCAGAAGCTAAACATGAGATTCTTTCAGTAGCAGAAGTTACAACCTGTGAATATGAAGTGGTTATATTGACACCTCTGTTATGCAACCATCCTAAATATAG GTTCAGGGCTTCCCCTGTGAATGACATCTTTTGCCAGTCTCTGCCAGGATCCCCGCTTAAACCCCATAATCTGGAACAGCTGGAGAAACAGCAAGAAATGATGAAGATGCCTTTTAGAAGGGTTAAGGAG GAAGAAATGCATTCAACAAAAGAAGAGAAGTTTTCTTCCATTCATAAGCCTGTTGCTGTTGGAAGCCATCAACTGTTAACTGTGGGAACAACCCACATCTCCAAATTGACAGATGACCAACTTATAAAGGAATTTCTTAGTGGTTCCTACTGCTTCCATGGG GGTGTTGGTTGGTGGAAGTACGAATTCTGCTATGGCAAATATGTTCATCAGTATCATGAG gatAAGGAAAGTGGCAAGACTTCTGTGGTTGTGGGTACCTGGAGCAAGGAGGAACACATTGAATGGTCCAGGAAGAATGCTGCAAGAACCTACTATCTTAGGGAGGACGGCACCCAGACAGTCCG GATGGTGTCTCATTTCTATGGAAATGGAGATGTTTGTGACTTAACAGACAAGCCCAGGCAGGTGACTGTGAAATTGAA ATGCAAAGAATCTGATTCCCCTCATGCTGTGACCATATACATGTTAGAGCCTCATTCTTGCCAATACATCCTTGGG GTGGAGTCTCCGGTCATCTGTAAGATTTTGGATACAGCAGATGAGTATGGGCTCCTTTCAGTGCCCAGCTAA